A portion of the Anoxybacillus gonensis genome contains these proteins:
- a CDS encoding isoprenyl transferase, with amino-acid sequence MFEKMKRWKNKEEAYSKETVSQGPIPAHVAIIMDGNGRWAKKRALPRMAGHYEGMQTVRKITRFANELGVKVLTLYAFSTENWKRPKTEVDYLMQLPEQFLTTFLPELIAENVQVRVMGHKDQLPLHTLRAVDQAIEETKQNTGLILNFALNYGSRAEIVHAVQKLVDDVQNGTIEANDVDEQLFHSYLMTNDLPDPDLLIRTSGEIRLSNFMLWQLAYTEFWFTDVLWPDFTEQHFLQAVHEFQQRSRRFGGV; translated from the coding sequence ATGTTTGAAAAGATGAAAAGATGGAAAAACAAAGAAGAAGCATATTCAAAAGAAACCGTTTCACAAGGACCGATTCCTGCGCATGTGGCGATCATTATGGACGGAAACGGACGATGGGCGAAAAAGCGGGCATTGCCACGGATGGCTGGGCATTATGAAGGCATGCAAACGGTTCGGAAAATTACGCGCTTTGCCAACGAACTCGGTGTGAAAGTGTTAACATTATATGCGTTTTCAACAGAAAATTGGAAACGGCCGAAAACAGAAGTCGATTATTTAATGCAGCTTCCTGAACAGTTTTTAACGACGTTCTTGCCTGAGTTAATCGCAGAAAATGTGCAAGTGCGCGTCATGGGACATAAAGATCAACTACCTTTACATACGTTACGTGCAGTCGATCAGGCGATCGAAGAGACGAAACAAAATACCGGTTTAATTTTAAACTTCGCCTTAAACTACGGAAGCCGTGCCGAAATTGTACATGCCGTTCAAAAACTTGTTGACGATGTACAAAACGGAACGATTGAAGCAAACGATGTCGATGAACAGCTGTTTCATTCCTATTTAATGACAAATGATTTACCTGATCCTGATTTGCTTATTCGCACAAGCGGAGAAATTCGTTTAAGTAACTTTATGCTTTGGCAATTAGCATATACAGAATTTTGGTTTACGGATGTATTATGGCCAGACTTCACAGAACAACATTTTTTACAGGCGGTACATGAATTTCAACAACGTAGCCGCCGATTTGGAGGCGTATAA
- a CDS encoding proline--tRNA ligase, whose translation MKQSMSFIPTLREVPADAEIKSHQLLLRAGFIRQNASGVYSFLPLGKRVLQKIEAIIREEMERAGAIELLMPALQQAELWQESGRWYSYGPELMRLKDRHDRDFALGATHEEVITALVRDEVKSYKRLPLTLYQIQTKFRDEKRPRFGLLRGREFIMKDAYSFHASQESLDEVYNKMYEAYANVFRRCGLNFRAVIADSGAMGGKDTHEFMVLSDVGEDTIAYSDSSDYAANIEMAPVITTYERSDEPHAPLEKVHTPEQRSIEEVSQFLQVPKEKCIKSLLFKVDDRYVLVLVRGDHEVNDVKVKNILEATVVELATPEETKQVMNCEIGSLGPIGVRDGIIVLADHAVKAIVNGVCGANEAHYHYKGVNPDRDFAAQYADVRFIQEGDPSPDGKGTIRFARGIEVGHVFKLGTRYSEAMNATYLDENGRTQPMIMGCYGIGVSRTLAAIAEQYNDEHGLIWPTAVAPFHIHLISVNPKVDEQRELADEWYARLQQEGFEVLYDDRAERPGVKFADSDLIGLPVRVTVGKRANEGIVEVKVRKTGETEEVHVSQLVETLRRYL comes from the coding sequence ATGAAACAAAGTATGTCGTTTATTCCTACATTACGTGAAGTGCCGGCAGATGCGGAAATTAAAAGCCATCAACTGCTGCTTCGTGCCGGCTTTATTCGTCAAAATGCAAGCGGAGTATATAGCTTTTTGCCGCTTGGTAAGCGCGTGCTACAAAAAATTGAAGCGATCATTCGTGAAGAAATGGAGCGCGCGGGTGCTATTGAACTGTTGATGCCAGCGCTTCAACAGGCAGAATTATGGCAAGAATCAGGTCGTTGGTATTCATACGGACCAGAATTAATGCGTTTAAAAGATCGCCACGATCGCGACTTTGCGCTCGGTGCGACACATGAAGAAGTCATTACGGCGCTCGTTCGTGATGAAGTGAAATCATATAAACGGTTACCGCTTACGCTTTATCAAATTCAAACGAAGTTTCGCGACGAAAAACGTCCGCGCTTCGGTTTGCTTCGTGGTCGCGAATTTATTATGAAAGACGCGTATTCATTCCACGCTTCACAAGAAAGTTTAGACGAAGTGTACAATAAAATGTACGAAGCATATGCGAACGTGTTTCGACGCTGCGGATTAAATTTCCGTGCTGTCATTGCGGATTCTGGTGCAATGGGTGGAAAAGATACGCATGAATTTATGGTTTTATCCGATGTCGGTGAAGACACGATTGCATATTCAGATTCCTCTGATTATGCAGCGAACATTGAAATGGCGCCGGTGATTACGACTTATGAGCGCAGTGATGAACCGCATGCACCGCTTGAGAAAGTGCATACACCAGAACAACGTTCCATTGAAGAAGTAAGCCAATTTCTTCAAGTACCAAAAGAAAAATGCATCAAGTCGTTATTATTTAAAGTAGACGATCGTTATGTGCTCGTTCTTGTGCGCGGTGATCATGAAGTGAATGATGTAAAAGTAAAAAATATACTAGAAGCAACTGTCGTGGAATTAGCAACACCAGAAGAAACGAAGCAAGTGATGAACTGTGAAATTGGTTCACTTGGTCCGATTGGTGTTCGTGATGGTATAATCGTTTTAGCTGACCATGCGGTAAAAGCGATTGTCAATGGCGTGTGCGGAGCGAATGAAGCGCACTATCATTACAAGGGGGTCAATCCAGATCGTGACTTTGCTGCGCAATATGCAGATGTGCGTTTCATTCAAGAAGGAGATCCGTCACCAGATGGAAAAGGAACGATTCGTTTTGCGCGCGGAATTGAAGTTGGACACGTATTTAAACTCGGAACGCGTTATAGCGAAGCGATGAATGCCACGTATTTAGATGAAAACGGACGTACGCAGCCAATGATTATGGGTTGTTATGGTATCGGTGTATCGCGCACGCTTGCTGCGATTGCTGAGCAATATAACGATGAGCATGGACTCATATGGCCAACTGCGGTGGCTCCTTTCCACATTCATTTAATTTCTGTCAATCCAAAAGTGGACGAGCAACGGGAGCTTGCCGATGAATGGTATGCACGTTTGCAACAAGAAGGGTTTGAAGTGTTATATGACGATCGTGCCGAGCGTCCAGGAGTCAAATTTGCCGACAGTGATTTAATTGGGTTACCTGTGCGTGTAACAGTCGGAAAGCGTGCAAACGAAGGAATTGTGGAAGTAAAAGTACGAAAAACAGGTGAAACAGAAGAAGTACACGTGTCGCAATTAGTTGAAACGTTGCGCCGCTACTTATAG
- the rseP gene encoding RIP metalloprotease RseP, translating into METVIAFIVIFGALVFFHELGHFIFAKRAGILCREFAIGFGPKVFSMKKGETTYTIRLLPLGGFVRMAGEDPEMIDVKRGQVVGLLFHTDGKVKKVIVNHKDEYPDAKIIEVERADFEHELYIEGYEGDDEHLQRFELSDPAYIVIDREEVQIAPYDRQFGSKTLGQRAMAIFAGPLMNFILALVIFIVIGLLQGYPVDKPVIGELTEDGAARQAGLQQGDIVISIDGQTMSSWTDVVTVIRKSPEKPLQFQVNRNGQMIDLTVTPEKKTIEGETIGLIGVYGPMEKSFVGAIKQGALETYYWAKEIIVGLGHLLTGKFSFDMLSGPVGIAVSTHKVAQSGVYYLMKWGAILSINLGIINLLPLPALDGGRLTFFAIEALRGKPIDRQKEGIVHFIGFALLMLLMLVVTWNDIQKFFL; encoded by the coding sequence TTGGAAACGGTTATTGCTTTTATTGTCATTTTTGGTGCGCTTGTGTTTTTTCATGAATTAGGGCACTTCATTTTCGCGAAACGGGCAGGCATTTTATGTCGCGAATTTGCGATTGGATTCGGTCCGAAAGTATTTTCAATGAAAAAAGGAGAAACGACATATACGATTCGTTTGCTCCCGCTTGGCGGGTTTGTGCGCATGGCCGGCGAAGATCCAGAAATGATTGACGTGAAGCGCGGTCAAGTTGTCGGCTTATTGTTTCATACAGACGGAAAAGTGAAAAAAGTGATCGTCAATCATAAAGACGAATATCCCGATGCGAAAATCATTGAAGTGGAACGCGCTGATTTTGAACATGAGTTATATATTGAAGGATATGAAGGCGATGATGAGCACTTACAACGCTTTGAATTAAGCGATCCAGCTTACATCGTCATCGATCGAGAAGAAGTGCAAATTGCGCCGTACGATCGTCAATTTGGTTCGAAAACGCTCGGACAACGCGCGATGGCTATTTTTGCTGGTCCGTTAATGAATTTTATTTTAGCGCTTGTCATTTTCATTGTTATTGGACTGCTGCAAGGTTATCCAGTAGATAAACCAGTCATTGGTGAATTGACTGAAGATGGCGCTGCACGTCAAGCTGGGCTACAACAAGGGGATATCGTCATTTCCATTGATGGACAGACGATGTCTTCTTGGACAGATGTTGTGACGGTGATTCGAAAAAGCCCAGAAAAACCGCTCCAATTTCAAGTGAATCGCAACGGTCAAATGATCGATCTTACCGTCACACCAGAAAAGAAAACGATCGAAGGAGAGACGATCGGTTTGATCGGTGTATATGGACCGATGGAAAAATCGTTTGTCGGAGCGATCAAACAAGGAGCGTTAGAAACGTACTATTGGGCAAAAGAAATTATCGTTGGATTAGGACATTTATTAACAGGGAAATTTTCATTTGATATGTTATCTGGACCTGTTGGCATTGCCGTTTCGACTCATAAAGTTGCCCAATCCGGCGTGTATTACTTAATGAAATGGGGAGCGATTTTAAGCATTAACTTAGGGATTATTAACTTGCTTCCACTTCCAGCGCTTGATGGGGGACGGTTAACGTTTTTTGCGATTGAAGCGTTGCGCGGAAAACCGATTGATCGCCAAAAAGAAGGCATCGTACACTTTATCGGATTTGCTCTTCTTATGTTGCTTATGCTTGTTGTTACATGGAATGACATTCAAAAATTTTTCTTATAA
- a CDS encoding PolC-type DNA polymerase III codes for MMREEQKERFAILLQQLQLSSHMADDLLHGQIEKVVVDKRMKCWHFYFRFPMILRAHVYAEFRKRLIEQFRHIADVQCTIEVEDQTFTAEDVVSYWPIFVDTIQQTSPLFSLLTQQQPEVKGTKVTVQARNEAEAIALKKRFAEMFAATYVSFGFPHLQLEASVKHDEQQFEQFLAQKQKEDEERALAAFIEAMPKQEEPTVSEASGPLVIGYQIKDEEHIRPLDQIVEEERRVVVQGYIFDAEAKELKSGRTLLTLKMTDYTNSILVKMFSRDKEDAELMQRVKKGMWVKVRGSVQNDTFVRDLVLIANDLNEVKPNERQDTAEEKRVELHVHTQMSQMDAVASITKLVEQAKKWGHEAIAVTDHAVVQSFPEAYSAGKKYGVKILYGLEANIVDDGVPIAYNEAHRRLMDDTFVVFDVETTGLSAVYDTIIELAAVKVKNGEIIDRFESFANPHHPLSATTIELTKITDDMLKDAPDVEEVLEKFYHWIDDCVLVAHNATFDIGFLNAGFKKIHRGKVKNPVIDTLELARYLYPELKNHRLNTLCKKFNIELTQHHRAIYDAEATGYLLIHLLKELDEKGIQYLDQLNEASKEQGAFQRSRPFHATLLVQNEVGLKNLFKLVSFSHVNYFYRVPRIPRSVLQQHREGILVGSGCDKGELFEAMMQKGIEEAEAIAPFYDFLEVHPPEVYAPLIEMEYVRDEEALKEIITNIVQLGERLGIPVVATGNVHYINREDKIYRKILIHSQSGGNPLNRHELPNVHFRTTNEMLEAFLFLGEQKAKEIVITNTKKIAHSIEEVKPIKDELYTPKIEGADEEIRRMSYERAKSIYGDPLPDIVEKRLEKELKSIIGHGFAVIYLISHKLVKKSLDDGYLVGSRGSVGSSFVATMTEITEVNPLPPHYVCPNCKHSEFFDDGSVGSGFDLPDKNCPQCGARYNKDGHDIPFETFLGFKGDKVPDIDLNFSGEYQPRAHNYTKVLFGEDNVYRAGTIGTVADKTAYGFVKGYINDQNLHVRGAEIDRLAAGCTGVKRTTGQHPGGIIVVPDYMDIYDFTPIQYPADDTSAEWRTTHFDFHSIHDNLLKLDILGHDDPTVIRMLQDLSGIDPKTIPTDDPEVMKIFSSTQSLGVTPEQIMCNTGTLGIPEFGTRFVRQMLEETKPKTFSELVQISGLSHGTDVWLGNAQELIQNGTCTLSEVIGCRDDIMVYLIYRGLEPSLAFKIMESVRKGKGLTPEFEEEMRKHDVPEWYIESCKKIKYMFPKAHAAAYVLMAVRIAYFKVHHPLLYYASYFTVRAEDFDLDAMIQGSAAIRRRIEEIQAKGLDASAKEKSLLTVLEIALEMCERGFSFKNIDLYRSQATEFVIDGNSLIPPFNAIPGLGTNVAQSIVRAREEGEFLSKEDLQQRGKVSKTILEYLESRGCLQSLPDHNQLSLF; via the coding sequence ATGATGAGGGAAGAACAAAAAGAACGATTTGCGATTTTATTACAACAACTACAACTTTCTTCGCATATGGCAGATGACTTATTGCATGGACAAATTGAAAAAGTAGTTGTTGATAAACGAATGAAATGTTGGCACTTTTATTTTCGCTTTCCTATGATCTTACGGGCGCACGTATATGCCGAGTTTCGTAAACGACTCATCGAACAATTTCGCCATATTGCCGATGTCCAATGCACGATAGAAGTAGAGGACCAAACGTTTACTGCTGAAGATGTTGTGTCGTACTGGCCGATATTTGTTGACACGATTCAACAAACATCGCCGCTTTTTTCACTACTTACACAACAGCAACCGGAAGTAAAAGGAACGAAAGTCACTGTACAAGCGCGCAATGAGGCAGAAGCGATTGCGTTAAAAAAGCGATTTGCGGAAATGTTCGCTGCGACGTATGTTTCTTTCGGATTTCCACACTTGCAGTTAGAAGCGAGTGTAAAACACGATGAGCAGCAGTTTGAGCAATTTTTAGCGCAAAAACAAAAAGAAGATGAAGAACGAGCGCTAGCCGCGTTTATAGAGGCGATGCCGAAGCAAGAAGAGCCTACTGTAAGTGAAGCAAGCGGTCCGCTTGTGATCGGCTACCAAATTAAAGATGAGGAGCATATTCGTCCGCTCGATCAAATTGTAGAGGAAGAGCGTCGCGTCGTGGTGCAAGGATACATTTTTGATGCTGAAGCAAAAGAACTAAAAAGTGGACGTACGTTATTGACGTTAAAAATGACGGACTACACAAATTCCATTCTTGTCAAAATGTTCTCGCGCGACAAAGAAGATGCCGAGCTTATGCAGCGTGTAAAAAAAGGAATGTGGGTAAAAGTGCGCGGCAGCGTCCAAAATGACACATTCGTGCGCGATCTTGTGCTTATTGCGAACGATTTAAATGAAGTGAAACCGAACGAACGTCAAGATACAGCGGAAGAAAAACGGGTAGAATTGCACGTTCATACACAAATGAGCCAAATGGATGCGGTTGCATCGATCACAAAGCTTGTCGAACAGGCGAAAAAATGGGGACATGAAGCGATTGCTGTCACGGATCATGCAGTCGTTCAATCGTTTCCGGAAGCATATAGCGCGGGAAAAAAATATGGCGTAAAAATTTTATATGGATTAGAGGCAAATATTGTCGATGATGGGGTACCGATCGCTTATAATGAAGCTCATCGACGGCTAATGGACGATACGTTTGTCGTATTTGACGTAGAAACGACAGGGCTTTCTGCTGTATATGATACAATTATTGAATTAGCAGCGGTAAAAGTAAAAAACGGGGAAATTATCGACCGTTTTGAGTCGTTTGCAAATCCGCATCATCCGCTTTCCGCAACGACAATCGAATTAACGAAAATTACAGATGACATGTTAAAAGATGCGCCAGATGTCGAAGAAGTGTTAGAAAAGTTTTATCATTGGATCGATGATTGTGTGCTCGTTGCTCATAATGCGACGTTTGATATCGGTTTTTTAAATGCAGGATTTAAAAAAATTCATCGCGGTAAAGTCAAAAACCCGGTCATTGACACACTTGAACTGGCTCGTTACTTATATCCGGAGTTAAAAAACCATCGTTTAAATACGCTTTGTAAAAAATTTAATATTGAATTAACCCAGCATCATCGCGCCATTTATGACGCAGAAGCGACAGGATATTTACTTATTCATTTGTTAAAAGAACTTGATGAAAAAGGAATTCAATATCTCGATCAATTAAATGAAGCATCGAAAGAACAAGGGGCGTTCCAACGTTCCAGACCTTTTCATGCAACGTTACTTGTACAAAATGAAGTCGGGTTAAAAAATTTATTTAAACTCGTTTCGTTTTCACATGTAAATTATTTTTATCGCGTTCCACGCATTCCACGTTCCGTATTACAACAACATCGGGAAGGGATTTTAGTCGGATCAGGTTGCGATAAAGGCGAACTGTTTGAAGCAATGATGCAAAAAGGAATCGAAGAAGCGGAGGCGATTGCACCGTTTTATGACTTTCTTGAAGTGCATCCGCCAGAAGTATATGCGCCGCTTATTGAGATGGAATATGTACGCGATGAAGAAGCGCTCAAAGAAATTATTACAAACATTGTGCAGCTTGGTGAACGGCTCGGCATTCCGGTTGTCGCGACAGGAAATGTACATTATATCAATCGAGAAGATAAAATATATCGCAAAATTTTAATTCATTCACAATCTGGTGGCAATCCGTTGAATCGTCATGAATTGCCGAACGTTCATTTTCGTACGACAAACGAAATGTTAGAAGCATTTTTGTTTCTTGGTGAACAAAAGGCGAAAGAAATTGTTATTACAAATACGAAAAAAATTGCCCATTCTATCGAAGAAGTGAAGCCGATTAAAGATGAATTGTACACACCGAAAATTGAAGGGGCGGACGAAGAAATTCGTCGGATGAGTTATGAACGCGCGAAAAGCATTTATGGTGATCCGCTGCCAGACATCGTTGAAAAACGATTAGAAAAAGAATTAAAAAGCATTATTGGCCACGGGTTTGCGGTCATTTATTTAATTTCTCATAAACTTGTAAAGAAATCGCTCGATGATGGATATCTCGTCGGTTCACGCGGTTCGGTCGGCTCATCATTTGTCGCAACGATGACAGAGATTACGGAAGTGAACCCGCTTCCACCGCACTATGTTTGTCCGAACTGTAAACATTCTGAGTTTTTTGATGACGGTTCAGTCGGTTCTGGCTTTGACTTGCCAGATAAAAACTGTCCGCAATGTGGCGCGCGGTACAATAAAGATGGTCACGATATTCCGTTCGAGACGTTTTTAGGGTTTAAAGGAGATAAAGTGCCAGACATTGATTTGAACTTTTCAGGTGAATATCAACCGCGAGCGCATAACTATACGAAAGTGTTATTCGGTGAAGATAACGTATATCGTGCAGGAACGATCGGTACCGTCGCGGACAAAACAGCATACGGATTTGTCAAAGGGTATATAAACGATCAAAACCTTCATGTGCGCGGGGCAGAAATTGATCGCTTAGCAGCAGGATGTACAGGAGTGAAGCGAACGACTGGACAACATCCAGGGGGGATTATCGTCGTTCCAGATTACATGGATATTTATGACTTTACGCCGATTCAATATCCAGCCGACGATACAAGTGCGGAATGGCGCACGACGCATTTTGACTTCCACTCGATTCATGATAACTTATTAAAACTCGATATTCTCGGACACGATGATCCAACGGTCATTCGGATGTTGCAAGATTTAAGTGGAATTGATCCAAAGACAATACCGACAGACGATCCGGAAGTGATGAAAATTTTTAGTAGTACACAATCGCTTGGCGTGACGCCGGAACAAATTATGTGTAACACCGGAACGCTCGGCATCCCAGAGTTCGGTACAAGATTTGTTCGTCAAATGTTAGAAGAAACAAAACCGAAAACATTTTCAGAGCTTGTACAAATTTCTGGACTATCGCACGGAACGGACGTTTGGCTCGGCAATGCACAAGAGCTCATTCAAAATGGGACATGTACGTTATCAGAAGTGATTGGATGTCGCGACGACATTATGGTGTATTTAATTTATCGTGGATTAGAGCCGTCGTTAGCGTTTAAAATTATGGAGTCCGTCCGAAAAGGAAAAGGATTAACGCCAGAGTTTGAAGAAGAAATGCGTAAACATGATGTGCCAGAATGGTACATTGAGTCATGTAAAAAAATTAAATATATGTTCCCGAAAGCGCATGCCGCTGCTTACGTGCTTATGGCTGTTCGCATTGCATACTTTAAAGTCCATCATCCGCTTCTTTATTACGCATCGTATTTTACCGTGCGTGCGGAAGATTTTGATTTAGATGCGATGATTCAAGGGTCTGCTGCGATACGTAGACGAATTGAAGAAATTCAAGCAAAAGGGCTTGATGCGTCTGCGAAAGAAAAAAGCTTGTTGACTGTGCTTGAAATTGCCCTTGAAATGTGTGAACGAGGATTTTCATTTAAAAATATTGATTTGTATCGTTCGCAAGCCACAGAGTTTGTTATTGACGGAAATTCGCTTATTCCGCCGTTTAATGCGATTCCTGGGCTAGGGACAAACGTCGCGCAAAGCATTGTACGCGCTCGCGAAGAAGGGGAATTTTTATCGAAAGAAGATTTGCAACAACGCGGCAAAGTATCGAAAACGATTTTAGAATATCTCGAAAGTCGTGGATGTTTGCAGTCGCTACCAGATCACAATCAATTATCACTATTTTGA
- the rimP gene encoding ribosome maturation factor RimP, producing MKKVTHIVEELVTPIVTDMGLELVDIEYVKEGKNWFLRVFIDSPTGIDIDQCGVVSERLSEKLDEIDPIPHNYFLEVSSPGAERPLKKAKDFERAVGKNVYVKTYEPIDGQKEFEGRLTAFDGQTVTVEVKVKTKKKMVTIPYEKVASARLAVIFS from the coding sequence ATGAAAAAAGTGACGCACATCGTTGAGGAGCTCGTCACCCCGATCGTGACAGATATGGGGTTAGAACTTGTCGACATTGAATATGTGAAAGAAGGAAAGAACTGGTTTTTGCGCGTCTTTATTGATTCACCAACTGGAATTGATATCGATCAATGCGGTGTCGTAAGCGAGCGATTAAGTGAAAAGCTTGATGAAATCGATCCGATTCCGCACAATTACTTTTTAGAAGTATCGTCACCAGGGGCGGAACGTCCGCTTAAAAAGGCAAAAGATTTTGAACGTGCCGTTGGGAAAAACGTTTATGTGAAAACGTATGAGCCAATTGATGGTCAAAAAGAATTTGAAGGACGGTTAACTGCATTTGATGGTCAAACGGTGACCGTAGAAGTAAAAGTCAAAACAAAGAAAAAAATGGTGACGATTCCATACGAAAAAGTAGCTAGTGCACGGCTAGCTGTCATTTTCTCTTAA
- the dxr gene encoding 1-deoxy-D-xylulose-5-phosphate reductoisomerase, with protein sequence MDNLRAISLLGATGSIGKQTLDVIRAHRDAFRLVAFSAGRNIEQARIIIEQFSPKVVCVAQKEDADTLQSEYIGRVRIVSGEDGLIEVATMQEADIVVNAVVGSVGLVPTLKAIEAKKTIALANKETLVTAGHLVMKHAADHGVPILPVDSEHSAIFQCLQGEQQKNIECIILTASGGSFRDRTREQLEHVTVEEALKHPNWSMGAKITIDSATMMNKGLEVIEAHWLFHLPYEQIDVLLHKESIIHSMVQFHDGSIIAQLGTPDMRVPIQYALTYPDRFPLHIERLNLAQVATLHFQKVDMNRFRCLQFAYEAGNIGGTMPTVLNAANEEAVAAFLTGQISFLAIEQCIEQAMERHVPIAHPDLETIRAVDRETRQYVKSLHM encoded by the coding sequence GTGGACAATTTGCGAGCAATTAGTTTATTAGGAGCAACGGGCTCGATCGGGAAGCAAACATTAGACGTCATTCGTGCTCATCGCGATGCGTTCCGTCTCGTTGCTTTTTCAGCTGGGCGAAATATCGAACAGGCACGGATCATTATTGAACAATTTTCACCGAAAGTTGTATGTGTTGCGCAAAAAGAAGATGCTGACACGTTACAAAGCGAATATATTGGACGAGTGCGCATCGTTTCAGGTGAAGATGGGCTCATTGAAGTAGCGACAATGCAAGAAGCCGACATTGTCGTCAATGCGGTAGTAGGAAGCGTTGGATTAGTGCCGACGTTGAAAGCGATTGAGGCGAAAAAAACCATTGCGTTGGCGAATAAAGAAACGTTAGTTACCGCAGGCCATCTTGTTATGAAGCATGCGGCCGATCACGGTGTGCCGATTTTGCCTGTGGATAGTGAACATTCCGCTATTTTTCAATGTTTACAAGGAGAGCAACAAAAAAATATCGAATGTATTATTTTGACGGCATCCGGCGGTAGTTTTCGTGATCGTACGCGCGAGCAGCTAGAACATGTCACGGTGGAAGAAGCGCTAAAACATCCGAATTGGTCGATGGGAGCAAAAATTACGATCGACTCCGCAACGATGATGAATAAAGGGCTTGAAGTGATCGAAGCACATTGGTTGTTCCATCTACCGTACGAACAAATTGACGTACTTTTACATAAAGAAAGCATCATTCATTCTATGGTGCAATTTCATGATGGAAGCATCATTGCCCAGCTCGGAACGCCAGATATGCGCGTACCGATTCAATATGCGCTAACGTATCCTGATCGTTTTCCGCTACATATTGAACGACTGAACTTGGCTCAAGTAGCTACGTTGCATTTTCAAAAAGTGGACATGAACCGGTTCCGTTGTTTACAATTTGCTTATGAGGCAGGAAACATAGGTGGAACGATGCCGACCGTATTAAATGCAGCAAATGAAGAAGCGGTGGCAGCCTTTTTAACTGGGCAAATATCGTTTTTAGCGATTGAACAATGCATTGAACAAGCGATGGAGCGGCACGTGCCGATTGCCCATCCAGATCTCGAGACGATTCGTGCGGTCGATCGTGAAACGAGACAATATGTAAAATCACTACACATGTAA
- a CDS encoding phosphatidate cytidylyltransferase has translation MKQRIVTAIIAASVFLPIVIYGRWPFLVLTYILATVGLFELIRMKKMSLFSFPSIVSFLVLWLFLYPYEHMINIWMLIIGLFLLLIYTVISKNAFTFDDVGFMIASLLYVGVGFYSFFQVREAGLSYIFYALFLIWATDSGAYFIGRAFGKRKLWEHISPNKTVEGAVGGILCALLVVSVYEWLSPFAPSFPMLLMATVILSVFGQLGDLVESAFKRHYGVKDSGAILPGHGGILDRFDSLLFILPILHLFYLIA, from the coding sequence ATGAAACAAAGAATTGTGACGGCAATTATTGCAGCTTCAGTCTTTTTACCGATCGTCATATACGGCCGATGGCCATTTTTAGTCTTAACGTATATACTCGCTACGGTTGGTTTATTTGAACTTATTCGCATGAAAAAAATGTCGCTTTTTTCGTTTCCGAGCATCGTTAGTTTTCTTGTATTATGGCTCTTTTTATATCCATATGAACATATGATAAACATATGGATGCTCATCATCGGGCTCTTTTTGTTGCTCATTTATACGGTCATATCGAAAAATGCGTTTACGTTTGATGATGTAGGATTTATGATTGCTTCTTTACTTTACGTAGGCGTTGGATTTTATTCGTTTTTTCAAGTGCGTGAAGCAGGATTGTCATACATTTTTTATGCGCTCTTTTTAATTTGGGCAACGGATAGCGGAGCGTACTTTATTGGTCGAGCGTTCGGAAAACGAAAATTATGGGAGCATATTAGCCCGAATAAAACAGTTGAAGGGGCTGTTGGAGGCATTTTATGTGCGCTTCTTGTCGTCAGTGTTTATGAGTGGCTATCACCATTTGCTCCATCTTTTCCGATGCTGCTCATGGCAACAGTTATTTTATCCGTTTTCGGCCAGCTCGGTGACTTAGTGGAATCCGCGTTCAAACGTCATTATGGAGTAAAAGATTCAGGCGCTATTTTGCCGGGGCATGGAGGCATTTTAGATCGCTTTGACAGTCTGCTATTTATTTTACCGATTTTACATTTGTTTTACCTTATTGCTTAA